Proteins encoded in a region of the Watersipora subatra chromosome 5, tzWatSuba1.1, whole genome shotgun sequence genome:
- the LOC137397443 gene encoding uncharacterized protein, which translates to MSASGETKPEKFVKPLDLSSGNLATAWKVFKEQFNIYVIVKKLRELTVDEQIGHMLMAMGSDSVPVYNQFTFVPSDENKKKTLANCIKFFEAYFEPVKNVIFERSMFNKMTQQPGQSLHQFIVKLQVQSENCDYGDMRDDLVRDRIVAGVRDIELRKYLIDVPDLTLR; encoded by the coding sequence ATGTCTGCTAGTGGTGAAACCAAGCCTGAAAAGTTTGTTAAGCCCTTGGATCTTTCCTCGGGCAACCTGGCTACCGCCTGGAAAGTTTTTAAAGagcagtttaatatatatgtgaTTGTGAAGAAACTACGAGAACTCACTGTAGACGAACAGATCGGTCACATGCTTATGGCCATGGGTAGTGACTCGGTACCAGTTTACAATCAGTTTACCTTCGTGCCATCTGACGAAAACAAAAAGAAGACACTGGCCAAttgcatcaaattttttgaAGCGTATTTTGAGCctgttaaaaatgttatttttgagCGCTCAATGTTTAATAAGATGACTCAGCAACCTGGCCAATCTCTTCACCAGTTTATAGTTAAACTCCAAGTTCAGAGTGAGAATTGTGACTACGGCGATATGCGAGATGACTTGGTAAGGGATAGAATAGTGGCGGGGGTGCGTGACATCGAGCTTCGCAAGTACCTGATTGATGTGCCTGATCTCACACTCAGGTAA